In Macadamia integrifolia cultivar HAES 741 chromosome 13, SCU_Mint_v3, whole genome shotgun sequence, one DNA window encodes the following:
- the LOC122059265 gene encoding protein TIC 20-v, chloroplastic, producing MAIATLLSFSVGRHTFSPKTHLPSATSSLKHSCMLTLFNTKKKPRSSNGYRRPISAQSNGDNSADGQDRIISAVCYFYPFFDGIQYGKYVITQFSPIQVLIQPLFPAIRVFKSFPFNGFLVFLTLYFVVVRNPSFSRYVRFNTMQAIVLDVLLIFPDLLERSFNPREGFGLDLLMSLDSTVFLYLLVCLIYGSTSCLLGQLPRLPIVAEAAERQVP from the coding sequence ATGGCCATCGCCACTCTTCTATCCTTCTCAGTTGGCCGtcacaccttctctcccaaAACCCACCTGCCGTCTGCTACATCTTCTCTCAAACACTCTTGCATGCTCACTCTCTTCAACACTAAGAAGAAACCCAGATCCTCTAATGGATACAGGAGGCCTATCTCGGCCCAATCCAATGGCGACAACTCCGCTGATGGCCAGGATCGCATAATCTCTGCAGTCTGCTACTTCTACCCGTTCTTTGATGGAATCCAATACGGGAAGTATGTGATTACCCAGTTTTCTCCCATTCAGGTCCTCATACAACCTTTGTTTCCTGCAATTCGAGTCTTCAAGAGCTTCCCCTTTAATGGGTTTTTGGTGTTTTTGACACTTTACTTTGTGGTGGTGAGAAACCCCAGCTTTAGTAGATATGTTAGGTTTAATACCATGCAAGCTATAGTGCTTGATGTGCTGTTGATCTTCCCCGATCTTTTGGAAAGGAGCTTTAATCCAAGagagggttttgggttggattTGCTGATGAGCTTGGACAGTACTGTGTTCTTGTATCTACTGGTGTGTTTGATTTATGGGTCGACTTCTTGCTTGTTGGGTCAGCTTCCGAGGCTACCCATTGTGGCAGAAGCCGCTGAGAGGCAAGTCCCGTGA
- the LOC122059426 gene encoding probable pectate lyase 18: MPPFTFFFVLSFFLCTTSSSFSTFTYSANFEAPSASASASASASASPESNEWSSPRGQPKNADPSCRTGNPIDDCWRCDTDWHNYTNRKILADCAVGFGRDATGGRDGEFYVVTDPKNDDPVNPIPGTLRYAVIQEEPLWIIFKGDMVIKLKDELLVNSFKTIDGRGANVEISNGPCITLSYVTNIIIHGIHIHHCKQGGNAKIRDSPTHYGWRNISDGDGISIFSSAHVWIDHCTLSNCHDGLIDVTYGSTSITISNNRMSYHDEVMLMGHSDDFLPDKDMQVTIAFNYFGEGLVQRIPRCRHGYFHIVNNLYSGWEMYAIGGSANPTINSQGNVFIAPHSNSLKEVTKRIDSLEDEWKKWNWRSVGDLMLNGAFFTSSGNNNSQNYVKASSMFARPASLLTTDLNATAGALSCQIGYIC, translated from the exons ATGCCACCCTTcaccttcttctttgttctctccttcttcttatgtaccacctcctcctccttctccaccTTCACTTACTCTGCAAACTTTGAAGCCCCAAGTGCAAGTGCAAGTGCAAGTGCAAGTGCAAGTGCAAGTCCTGAATCAAACGAATG GAGCTCACCAAGAGGACAACCAAAGAACGCAGACCCATCATGTAGGACTGGCAACCCCATTGACGACTGTTGGAGGTGTGACACTGACTGGCACAACTACACCAACCGGAAAATACTAGCAGATTGTGCTGTAGGGTTTGGCCGAGACGCCACCGGCGGCCGGGACGGCGAGTTCTACGTTGTTACTGACCCAAAAAATGACGACCCGGTCAACCCAATTCCCGGTACGTTACGATATGCAGTCATCCAGGAAGAACCCTTATGGATCATCTTCAAAGGTGACATGGTCATAAAACTGAAGGATGAGCTTCTTGTTAACTCATTCAAGACCATAGATGGAAGAGGAGCTAATGTGGAAATATCAAATGGGCCTTGCATTACACTATCTTATGTGACTAACATTATCATCCATGGCATCCACATCCATCATTGTAAGCAAGGAGGGAATGCCAAGATTAGAGACTCACCCACTCACTATGGTTGGAGAAACATTTCTGATGGAGATGGGATTTCCATCTTCAGCTCTGCCCATGTCTGGATTGATCACTGTACTCTCTCTAACTGCCATGATGGACTCATTGATGTCACCTATGGATCCACATCCATCACCATCTCCAACAATCGCATGTCTTACCATGATGAAGTTATGCTTATGGGTCATAGTGATGACTTTCTTCCTGATAAGGATATGCAGGTTACCATTGCCTTCAATTACTTTGGAGAAGGCCTAGTTCAAAGAATTCCAAG GTGTAGACATGGATATTTTCATATTGTGAATAATTTATATAGTGGTTGGGAGATGTATGCAATCGGTGGAAGTGCCAATCCAACGATCAACAGTCAAGGGAATGTCTTCATTGCACCTCATAGCAATTCCCTCAAGGAa GTAACTAAAAGAATAGACTCATTAGAGGATGAGTGGAAGAAATGGAACTGGAGATCAGTTGGGGATCTAATGCTGAATGGAGCATTCTTTACTTCTTCTGGCAACAACAATTCACAGAACTATGTAAAGGCTTCAAGCATGTTTGCAAGGCCAGCTTCACTTCTAACCACTGATCTTAATGCAACTGCAGGGGCTCTCAGTTGCCAAATAGGATATATTTGCTAA
- the LOC122059425 gene encoding inactive beta-amylase 4, chloroplastic isoform X1 encodes MLELMRQNDQPIKMAQNGGVAAIAYKCSERRIYSFRKVLFDKRKTRKNLKTISVIPLFKKGLHKCGSAVGNCFILGMAYREKSRSTILESTKHKRVPIFVMMPVDAFCVDTSGVPRIRKIKALTMSLKALKLAGVHGIAVEVWWGIVERHSPFSYNWSLYEELFNLVSQSGLKLQVALCFHSNVHSSSKGKGGVSLPLWIMEIGYLNRDIYYRDQTGSSNDDYLTLGVDHLPLFCGRTALQCYEDFMLSFVKTFQSLMGNVIEEVSVGLGPSGELRYPAHPFDDGRWRFPGIGEFQCYDKYMMEDLKRAACEAGRPQWGDKGPQNAGRYNSFPSGIPFFEEGGESFLSDYGRFFLEWYSGKLICHADAILEKAAQLLKTYEETGANPVLLVAKIGGIYWWYQTDSHPAELTAGYYNTALRDGYDPLVSVVSRHGAALHISCLEMIDSEIPPTYLCSPEGLLQQIRSLSKERVIQLTGRNANERFDKAGLLQIIANCYHPQAEAVRSFTYFRMNDKIFRVENWNNFVPFVRRMNTAIHRTIKLGKSKW; translated from the exons ATGCTCGAGCTTATGCGACAAAACGATCAACCGATCAAGATGGCTCAGAATGGTGGTGTCGCGGCAATCGCTTACAAATGCTCTGAGAGGAGAATATACAGTTTCAGAAAAGTTCTATTTGATAAGAGAAAAACTAggaaaaatctcaaaactatTTCTGTGATACCTCTTTTCAAGAAGGGTCTCCACAAATGTGGATCTGCTGTCGGTAATTGCTTCATCCTGGG AATGGCTTACAGAGAGAAATCCAGATCCACAATTTTGGAGTCAACGAAACATAAAAGGGTTCCTATCTTTGTCATGATGCCTGTTGATGCATTTTGTGTTGATACTTCTGGGGTTCCAAGGATTAGAAA AATCAAGGCGTTAACTATGTCTCTAAAAGCGCTCAAGTTGGCAGGTGTTCATGGAATCGCAGTAGAGGTTTGGTGGGGCATTGTGGAGCGACATTCTCCTTTTTCTTATAATTGGTCTCTATATGAAGAGCTCTTCAATCTTGTATCTCAGTCTGGGCTGAAGTTACAGGTTGCATTGTGTTTTCATTCTAATGTGCATTCATCTTCTAAGGGAAAAGGGGGTGTCAGTCTTCCACTGTGGATTATGGAG ATTGGCTATCTGAATAGGGATATCTATTATCGAGACCAAACGGGGTCTTCGAATGATGATTATCTTACATTAGGAGTGGACCATCTACCTTTATTTTGTGGTCGAACTGCGCTCCAGTGCTATGAAGATTTTATGCTTAGTTTTGTAAAAACATTTCAATCACTTATGGGAAACGTAATTGAAGAAGTAAGCGTTGGACTTGGCCCTTCTGGGGAACTGAG GTACCCGGCCCATCCTTTTGATGATGGTAGATGGAGATTTCCTGGAATTGGTGAGTTCCAGTGTTACGATAAGTACAT GATGGAGGACTTGAAGAGGGCTGCATGTGAGGCGGGAAGACCTCAGTGGGGAGATAAGGGCCCGCAGAATGCTGGCCGTTACAACAGTTTTCCGTCTGGAATACCGTTCTTTGAAGAGGGAGGAGAAAGCTTTCTTTCCGATTATGGTCGCTTTTTTCTT GAATGGTACAGTGGGAAGCTGATTTGTCATGCAGATGCCATTCTAGAAAAGGCTGCACAATTGTTGAAGACATATGAAGAAACTGGGGCAAATCCAGTTTTATTAGTGGCCAAAATTGGAGGAATCTATTGGTGGTACCAGACAGATTCGCACCCGGCAGAACTAACAGCTGGTTACTACAACACAGCTCTAAGGGATGGCTATGATCCATTGGTTTCTGTGGTTTCTCGTCATGGAGCTGCTTTGCATATCTC GTGCTTAGAAATGATTGACAGTGAGATTCCACCTACCTATCTATGCAGCCCTGAAGGTCTACTCCAGCAG ATTCGTTCATTATCAAAGGAAAGGGTAATACAACTCACTGGGAGAAATGCTAATGAAAGATTTGATAAG GCTGGACTCTTGCAAATAATTGCAAACTGTTACCATCCACAGGCAGAGGCTGTACGGTCATTCACTTATTTCCGAATGAATGATAAAATTTTCAGGGTCGAGAATTGGAACAACTTTGTCCCTTTTGTGAGAAGAATGAATACAGCAAT TCATAGGACTATTAAACTAGGAAAGAGTAAGTGGTAA
- the LOC122059425 gene encoding inactive beta-amylase 4, chloroplastic isoform X2, with protein MLELMRQNDQPIKMAQNGGVAAIAYKCSERRIYSFRKVLFDKRKTRKNLKTISVIPLFKKGLHKCGSAVGNCFILGMAYREKSRSTILESTKHKRVPIFVMMPVDAFCVDTSGVPRIRKIKALTMSLKALKLAGVHGIAVEVWWGIVERHSPFSYNWSLYEELFNLVSQSGLKLQVALCFHSNVHSSSKGKGGVSLPLWIMEIGYLNRDIYYRDQTGSSNDDYLTLGVDHLPLFCGRTALQCYEDFMLSFVKTFQSLMGNVIEEVSVGLGPSGELRYPAHPFDDGRWRFPGIGEFQCYDKYMMEDLKRAACEAGRPQWGDKGPQNAGRYNSFPSGIPFFEEGGESFLSDYGRFFLEWYSGKLICHADAILEKAAQLLKTYEETGANPVLLVAKIGGIYWWYQTDSHPAELTAGYYNTALRDGYDPLVSVVSRHGAALHISCLEMIDSEIPPTYLCSPEGLLQQIRSLSKERVIQLTGRNANERFDKAGLLQIIANCYHPQAEAVRSFTYFRMNDKIFRVENWNNFVPFVRRMNTAM; from the exons ATGCTCGAGCTTATGCGACAAAACGATCAACCGATCAAGATGGCTCAGAATGGTGGTGTCGCGGCAATCGCTTACAAATGCTCTGAGAGGAGAATATACAGTTTCAGAAAAGTTCTATTTGATAAGAGAAAAACTAggaaaaatctcaaaactatTTCTGTGATACCTCTTTTCAAGAAGGGTCTCCACAAATGTGGATCTGCTGTCGGTAATTGCTTCATCCTGGG AATGGCTTACAGAGAGAAATCCAGATCCACAATTTTGGAGTCAACGAAACATAAAAGGGTTCCTATCTTTGTCATGATGCCTGTTGATGCATTTTGTGTTGATACTTCTGGGGTTCCAAGGATTAGAAA AATCAAGGCGTTAACTATGTCTCTAAAAGCGCTCAAGTTGGCAGGTGTTCATGGAATCGCAGTAGAGGTTTGGTGGGGCATTGTGGAGCGACATTCTCCTTTTTCTTATAATTGGTCTCTATATGAAGAGCTCTTCAATCTTGTATCTCAGTCTGGGCTGAAGTTACAGGTTGCATTGTGTTTTCATTCTAATGTGCATTCATCTTCTAAGGGAAAAGGGGGTGTCAGTCTTCCACTGTGGATTATGGAG ATTGGCTATCTGAATAGGGATATCTATTATCGAGACCAAACGGGGTCTTCGAATGATGATTATCTTACATTAGGAGTGGACCATCTACCTTTATTTTGTGGTCGAACTGCGCTCCAGTGCTATGAAGATTTTATGCTTAGTTTTGTAAAAACATTTCAATCACTTATGGGAAACGTAATTGAAGAAGTAAGCGTTGGACTTGGCCCTTCTGGGGAACTGAG GTACCCGGCCCATCCTTTTGATGATGGTAGATGGAGATTTCCTGGAATTGGTGAGTTCCAGTGTTACGATAAGTACAT GATGGAGGACTTGAAGAGGGCTGCATGTGAGGCGGGAAGACCTCAGTGGGGAGATAAGGGCCCGCAGAATGCTGGCCGTTACAACAGTTTTCCGTCTGGAATACCGTTCTTTGAAGAGGGAGGAGAAAGCTTTCTTTCCGATTATGGTCGCTTTTTTCTT GAATGGTACAGTGGGAAGCTGATTTGTCATGCAGATGCCATTCTAGAAAAGGCTGCACAATTGTTGAAGACATATGAAGAAACTGGGGCAAATCCAGTTTTATTAGTGGCCAAAATTGGAGGAATCTATTGGTGGTACCAGACAGATTCGCACCCGGCAGAACTAACAGCTGGTTACTACAACACAGCTCTAAGGGATGGCTATGATCCATTGGTTTCTGTGGTTTCTCGTCATGGAGCTGCTTTGCATATCTC GTGCTTAGAAATGATTGACAGTGAGATTCCACCTACCTATCTATGCAGCCCTGAAGGTCTACTCCAGCAG ATTCGTTCATTATCAAAGGAAAGGGTAATACAACTCACTGGGAGAAATGCTAATGAAAGATTTGATAAG GCTGGACTCTTGCAAATAATTGCAAACTGTTACCATCCACAGGCAGAGGCTGTACGGTCATTCACTTATTTCCGAATGAATGATAAAATTTTCAGGGTCGAGAATTGGAACAACTTTGTCCCTTTTGTGAGAAGAATGAATACAGCAATGTAA